The DNA region CGCGAGGCCGACCCATCGTCCGGACGCGCGGGCGTCATCAAGGGCGCGGAGCATTGCGTCGTTGTTCGGGTCGTCGGCCCACGGGGCGGCCGAGTAGATGTAGAGCTGGCCGTGATCGATCTCGACCGTCAGGTCCACGATCACGCTTGGCTGGCGCATCAGCCGCACCCGCCCTGGTCCAGCGCTATATCGATGCCCTGGAACGGGCCGGGGGCGATCTTGTTCGGGTGCGTGATGACCACCAGGAAATCATCGCCATCGGCGATGCGGGCCGCAACATACGCCCTGGCGAGAGTGCCGCCCTGGCATTGGTTCTCGCGCGCGGGCACTTCGTGCTCTTGGGCGCCTTCACCGCCTTGTCGTGTGCTCGCGAACGGAAACTCGTCGCATTGCCCGCCGTGCGACTGCGGAAAGCTGGGCAGACACACCTTCCGACGGTTGACGCCCTCCGCCAACCGATCTTTGGTCAACACACCGGGCTTGCCCACCTGCCACGCCGTCGAAATGTTGCGCGCGATGAACGGCATCTTCGCCGCATCGATCACCACGAACTTCAGACCGTCGCACTCCGGGTCGGCTTCGGGCTTGCACCGGCCGACGTCGTCCGCGGCGGAGCCGGCCACCATGAACTGGGCCTCGCCGTCACCGACGAGTTCGGTGCCCCTGCTATCGAACAGCCCGAGCACCTCGTCACGCACGCCCGGGAACGCCACCATTACCGCAGTGATGGCGACCAGCGACAACAGCAGCGAACCTTTGGTCTTCGTGGACACCAAACGATCCTGACGAACGCTTCCCGGCGTCTCGACGGCCAACCGCGTGAAGCCGAACGAGAATCGAGTGAATCGGTTGGTGACGCTGGAGCGTCACCAACCCGCCAGCGTCGGTGAAGCCTCGGCGGAGGCCGACTCAGTCACTGTCCCGCGCAGAGGAACTCGCCGTTGCCGCGCATCCAGCCACGGTAGACCGACTGGAACCAGAGCTTGTCGTAGATCACCGAGTGCGTGCACTTGACGTTGACCTTGAACGGCAGCTCGACGATCGCGTCGTCCCGGTCGAACCACCGGCCCTTGCCGGGGAAGGTGATCTTCCATTCCCAGGCGATCTGGTCGGAGGCCAGTTCGGTGCGCACGTCGGCGGAGGCGTCGAGGATGTAGGCGCCGGTGCCGTTGTCGCGCACGCTGTGCTTCCAGCTGAAGACCAGGTCCCACTTCCACGCCGCGCCGAGGAAGCCGCCCAGGGTCTCGCCCAGGATCGCTTTCTGTGACGCGCCCGCGTACTCGGAGGTGACCGCGACGATCTGGCAGTCCTCGCCCGCGTCGAGGTCGCTGTCGGAGATCCCGTCGGGCAGGCACTTGGCGAACCCGCCCTCCACGACGGTGAGCTCATGCCCGGGCCGCATGATCAGCTTGATCGTCTCGATACCTTTGTTGACCACGTCGAGCGCGGTGCTGGCGGTGTCCAGGGCTCCATCCATCATGCGCTCCCTATGCCATGCCTGAGGCGTGGACGGTCATTGACTGTGCGATGACTTCCTGGAACTGCTCCGGGGTCAGTTCCCCTTCCGCAGACTCGGACTCCGGCTGCTCGGTGGACTGCCACTGCTGCCCGTCCCACCGCCAGGCGCCGTCCTCGGAGAGCGTGCCCACGGGGGTGCCGACGTTGTCGGGTTCCTGACTGGACTCGGCGGGCACCCACTGCTCGCCGTCCCACATCCACGAGCCGTCCACGGATAGTGAGCCGACCTCGGGCATGGCCGACTCGGCCTGCTCGGGTTCGGCGTAGCTCTGGGTCTCGTGGCTGAGGGTGTCCCACATGTCGGTGCCGACGAGTCCGTCCTCGGCCAGCCCGTAGTTGCGTTGGAACTCCCGCACGGCGGTCTCGGTCGACTCCCCGAACACGCCGTTCGCGGTGTCGGTGAAGTACCCGTACTCCGTCAGGCGCTGCTGCAGCGCCAGCACATGATCGTTCTCGTCGCCGGGCGCGAGCTCCTCACCGGCGGACAGCGGGGGCATGTCGGTCATGCCCCAACACTCGCTGGCCGACGAGCGGTCGGGTCATCGCCCGGGGGGCGGCCGTCAGGGAATGGACGGCCGCCCCTTCGGGTAACGGGACTAGCCCACTCCGGCCGGTTTGCGTGCCTGACTGTTGGGAATCACCTGGTCCCCGTAGTACGCCAGGGTCTCCTCCCGCTGGTCGTGCATCAGGTACAGCGCGAACTGGTCGACGCCCAACTCGGTCAGTTCGGCCAGCCGGTCCACATGGGCCGCGGCCGGGCCGAGCAGGCAGAACCGGTCGACGATCTCGTCGGGCACGAAGTCGGTCGACGGGTTGCCCGCCTTGCCGTGGTGGGAGTAGTCGTAGCCCTGCCGCCCGCGGATGTAGTCGGTCAGCTCGTGCGGCACCGGGCCGGACTCGCCGTAGCGGGCGACGAGGTCGGCTACGTGGTTGCCGACCATGCCGCCGAACCAGCGCAGCTGGTCGCGCTGGTGGGGCAGGTCGTCGCCGACGTAGGCCGGGGCGGCAACACACACGGTGATGCCGCCGGGGTCGCGGCCCGCGGCCTTGGCGGCGTCGCGGACCGCGTCGATGGTCCACTTGGCGATGGCCGGGTCGGCGGTCTGCAGGATGAAGCCGTCGGCGTGCTCGCCGACCAGCTTCAGCGCCTTCGGGCCGTAGGCCGCCATCCACATCTCCAGCCGCCCGTCGCGCACCCACGGGATGCGCACGGGCGCGCCGTGGTGCTCGACCTCGCGGCCCTCGGCGAGTTCGCGGACAACGTGCATCGCCTCGCGCAGCACGTCGAGCGTGGCGGGCTTCTGGCCGATCACCCGGCGGGCCGAGTCGCCGCGGCCGATGCCGCACACGGTGCGGTTGCCGAACATGTCGTTGAGCGTGGCGAACAGCGACGCGGTCACCGACCAGTCCCGGGTGCTCGGGTTGGTCACCATCGGGCCCACGACCAGCGACGATGTCGCCGCCAGGATCTGCGAGTAGATCACGAACGGCTCCTGCCAGAGCACGCACGAGTCGAACGTCCAGCCGTGGCTGAACCCGCGCCGCTCGGCGTCCACCATCAGCCTGACCACCTCCCGCGCGGGCGGGTCGGTCTGCAGTACCACTCCGAAATCCATGTCGCCTCCCTAGATCAGGTACTGGCTCAGGTCGCGCTTGAGGAACTTGCCGTGGCCCTCACCGCCGTGGAACGCGCCGTCGGCGATGACCACGGCGCCGCGGGAGAGCACCGTGTCGACCTTGCCGGTGATCTCCATGCCCTCGTAGGCGGAGTAGTCGACGTTCATGTGGTGGGTGGCCGCCGACAGGGTCTGCTTGGCCGCCGGGTCATACACCACGATGTCGGCGTCCGCCCCCGGCGCGATCACGCCCTTGCGGCCGTGCAGGCCGAACATGCGGGCCGGGGTGGTCGAGCTGATCTCCACCCACCGCTCCAGGGAGATCTCGCCCGCGACCACGCCCTGGTGCAGCAGGTCCATCCGGTGCTCAACGCCGGGGATGCCGTTGGGGATCTTGGAGAAGTCGTCGCGGCCCATCTCCTTCTGGTCCTTGAAGCAGAACGGGCAGTGGTCGGTCGACACCACCGACAGGTCGTTGGTGCGCAGCCCCCGCCACAGGTCGGCCTGGTGGTCCTTGGGCCGCAGCGGCGGCGACGCGACGTACTTGGCGCCCTCGAAGTCCGGTTTCGCCATGTCCTCAATGGACAGATAGAGGTACTGCGGACAGGTCTCGGCGAACACGTTCTGCCCCGTGTTCCGTGCCTCCGCCACGGCCGCGAGGGCGTGTCGCGAGGACAGGTGGACGATGTAGAGGGGCGCCCCGGTGACCTTCGCCAACTGGATGGCCCGGCTGGTCGCCTCACCCTCCAGTTCCGGTGGCCGGGTCAGGCTGTGGTGCACCGGCTCCGTGCGGCCCGCCGCCAGCGACTGGGCGACGAGCTGGTCGATGGCGATGCCGTTCTCCGCGTGCATCATGACCATCGACCCGGTCTCGCGGGCCCTGTGCATCGCCCGCAGGATCTCCCCGTCGGTGGCGTAGAAGACGCCGGGGTAGGCCATGAACATCTTGAAGCTGTTGACGCCGGCGTCGATGCAGAGCTGCATCTCCTTGAGCGACTCGTCGGTGACGTCGGAGATGATCATGTGGAAGCCGTAGTCGATGGCGCAGTGGCCGTCGGCCTTCTCGTGCCACTTGTCCATAGTGGACAACAGGGACGAGCCTTTTGGCTGGACGGCGAAGTCGATGATCGTCGTCGTGCCGCCCCAGGCCGCGGCGGTGGTGCCGCTGCCGAAGGTGTCGTTGGAGAACGTGCCGCCGAAGGGCATCTCCATGTGGGTGTGGGCGTCGATGCCGCCCGGGATGACATATCTCCCTTGGGCGTCAATGGTCTTGTCGGCTTCGGTCAGCACGCCGGGGGCGGCGACCGCGGCGATGGTCTCGCCGTCGACCAGCACGTCGGCGGCCAGACGGCCGGTCGCGTTCACGACCGTGCCGTTCTTGATGAGTGTGCGCATCACGGCCTCGTGAGTGACTCGTAGGTGTCGGGCCTGCGGTCGCGGTAGAACGCCCACAGGTCGCGGACCTCGGCGAGCTTGTCCATGTCGAGGTCCCGCACGACGATCTCTTCCTCGGTGTCCGACGCGGCGTCGCCGACGAGCTGCCCGCGCGGGTCGACGAAGTACGACTGTCCGTAGAAGTCGTTGTCGCCCAGCGGTTCCACGCCGACCCGGTTGATCGTGCCGACGTAGTACTCGTTGGCCACCGCGGCGGCGGGCTGCTCCAGCCGCCACAGGTACTCCGACAGGCCGCGGCTGGTCGCCGAGGGGTTGAACACGATCTTCGCCCCGGCCAGTCCCAGCGCCCGCCAGCCCTCGGGGAAGTGGCGCTCGTAGCAGATGTAGACGCCGATGCGGCCGACCGCGGTGTCGAACACCGGGTAGCCGAGGTTGCCGGGCCGGAAGTAGAACTTCTCCCAGAACCCCTTGACCTGCGGGATGTGGTTCTTGCGGTGCTTGCCAAGGTAGGTGCCGTCGGCGTCGATCACCGCGGCGGTGTTGAAGTAGACCCCAGGCTGTTCCTGCTCGTACATCGGCACGATGAGCACCACCCCGTGCCGCTCGGCGACCTCGCGCATCAGGTCGGTCGTCGGGCCGTCGGGGATGCCCTCGGTGTAGGAGTAGTAGTCGGCGTCCTGGACCTGGCAGAAGTACGGCCCGTAGAACAGCTCCTGGAGGCACACGACCTGGGCGCCCTGAGAGGCGGCCTTGCCGATCGCGTCGACCGCGTTGGCGATCATCGAGTCCTTGTCGCCGGTCCATTTTTGCTGGACCAGGCCTGCCCTGACGATGTTAGGCACGGGCTTCTCCTTCGTGGACACGGACGGGTTCGCTTGCCCGGCTCGACATCGACAGCGCCAGGTAGGTGACAAAGGCGACGACGAAGCCGATGAGCCAGTTGTAGTCGTAGAGGG from Alloactinosynnema sp. L-07 includes:
- a CDS encoding NucA/NucB deoxyribonuclease domain-containing protein codes for the protein MSTKTKGSLLLSLVAITAVMVAFPGVRDEVLGLFDSRGTELVGDGEAQFMVAGSAADDVGRCKPEADPECDGLKFVVIDAAKMPFIARNISTAWQVGKPGVLTKDRLAEGVNRRKVCLPSFPQSHGGQCDEFPFASTRQGGEGAQEHEVPARENQCQGGTLARAYVAARIADGDDFLVVITHPNKIAPGPFQGIDIALDQGGCG
- a CDS encoding peptidoglycan-binding protein, translated to MTDMPPLSAGEELAPGDENDHVLALQQRLTEYGYFTDTANGVFGESTETAVREFQRNYGLAEDGLVGTDMWDTLSHETQSYAEPEQAESAMPEVGSLSVDGSWMWDGEQWVPAESSQEPDNVGTPVGTLSEDGAWRWDGQQWQSTEQPESESAEGELTPEQFQEVIAQSMTVHASGMA
- a CDS encoding TIGR03842 family LLM class F420-dependent oxidoreductase: MDFGVVLQTDPPAREVVRLMVDAERRGFSHGWTFDSCVLWQEPFVIYSQILAATSSLVVGPMVTNPSTRDWSVTASLFATLNDMFGNRTVCGIGRGDSARRVIGQKPATLDVLREAMHVVRELAEGREVEHHGAPVRIPWVRDGRLEMWMAAYGPKALKLVGEHADGFILQTADPAIAKWTIDAVRDAAKAAGRDPGGITVCVAAPAYVGDDLPHQRDQLRWFGGMVGNHVADLVARYGESGPVPHELTDYIRGRQGYDYSHHGKAGNPSTDFVPDEIVDRFCLLGPAAAHVDRLAELTELGVDQFALYLMHDQREETLAYYGDQVIPNSQARKPAGVG
- the hydA gene encoding dihydropyrimidinase, translating into MRTLIKNGTVVNATGRLAADVLVDGETIAAVAAPGVLTEADKTIDAQGRYVIPGGIDAHTHMEMPFGGTFSNDTFGSGTTAAAWGGTTTIIDFAVQPKGSSLLSTMDKWHEKADGHCAIDYGFHMIISDVTDESLKEMQLCIDAGVNSFKMFMAYPGVFYATDGEILRAMHRARETGSMVMMHAENGIAIDQLVAQSLAAGRTEPVHHSLTRPPELEGEATSRAIQLAKVTGAPLYIVHLSSRHALAAVAEARNTGQNVFAETCPQYLYLSIEDMAKPDFEGAKYVASPPLRPKDHQADLWRGLRTNDLSVVSTDHCPFCFKDQKEMGRDDFSKIPNGIPGVEHRMDLLHQGVVAGEISLERWVEISSTTPARMFGLHGRKGVIAPGADADIVVYDPAAKQTLSAATHHMNVDYSAYEGMEITGKVDTVLSRGAVVIADGAFHGGEGHGKFLKRDLSQYLI
- a CDS encoding nitrilase-related carbon-nitrogen hydrolase; this encodes MPNIVRAGLVQQKWTGDKDSMIANAVDAIGKAASQGAQVVCLQELFYGPYFCQVQDADYYSYTEGIPDGPTTDLMREVAERHGVVLIVPMYEQEQPGVYFNTAAVIDADGTYLGKHRKNHIPQVKGFWEKFYFRPGNLGYPVFDTAVGRIGVYICYERHFPEGWRALGLAGAKIVFNPSATSRGLSEYLWRLEQPAAAVANEYYVGTINRVGVEPLGDNDFYGQSYFVDPRGQLVGDAASDTEEEIVVRDLDMDKLAEVRDLWAFYRDRRPDTYESLTRP